GCCACTGGCGACGTTGGGCGGCTGCGCTGCCAGGACCTCACCACCGTGACGGCAACGCTCGACGACGGGCAGCAGCTTTCGGCGCTCAACGAAGTTTTCATCGGGCACGCCTCGCATCAGTCGGCAAAGTACACCGTGACGGCGCCCAGTTTCACCCAGCCCGGCGGGCAAACCGAGCGGCAATCGTCGTCGGGCCTTATCGTTTCCACGGGCACCGGCGCCACCGGCTGGTGCGCCTCGATCGCACTGGAACGCGGTGGGCGGACACTCCCGACTCCAACCGATCCGCGGCTCGCGTGGTTCGTCCGCGAAGCATGGCCCTCCCCCGTCACGGGCGCCTCACTGACCGAGGGCGTACTCGAAGCCGGCGAGGTGCTGCGGATTACCGTGGCATCCGATCAGCTGGTGGTGTTCGGCGACGGCATGGAAGATGACCGGCTGACGGCGTCTTGGGGGCAGGAGATCACGGTGCAGTTGGGGCAGAGGCCGCTGCGGTTGGTGGTGTGAACCCTTGGATTAGTCCACTCGGTGTAGTATTGGCGGTTGGCCCTCCTCCTATAGGCTCGGGCACTCCATGTCAGACTCAAACGAGGAGCCTCGTGAGCCACTCCGACCAAACTGCACAGCACTCTGTCCCGTCCGGGAAGCCATCGACCACGGCCGCCCGGGACGCGCTGTGGGGGTGGTTGATCGGACTCCTGGCTGGCGTTCTTGGACTCGCACCGTGGTGGATTACTGGTGCTACTCTGCCTCTTCAGAACCTGTGGGCTACGCAGGTGATGCCTGATCTGATGCCGACGGCCCTGCTGCCTCTGAGTCAATATGAGGCGACCACCATCCTGGCCCTCCTCACGGTTGGTGGGGCTGTTGCCGGGCTTACAGTTCGCATCTGGTCACCCGCCCGCCGTCGACTCGTCACGTGGTGCGCCCTATCCGGAGTCCTCGTGGTTCACGTCGCCGCCACCATCCAGTCATTCGTGGTACTCAGGGAAGGGCTCTTGCCCGGAAGCCTGCCCGGGCTCTACTTCGGAGGTCTTCTGGCCGGCGTCATCGGTTGCGTACTGGCAGCGCTGGTCGCGTTGTTGCTGATCGCTTCGTCTTCAACCGTAAAGGCCACCATCGGATTCGGGCTTATGGCCATCCCGGTCACGTCGTGGGCCGTGGTGTGGGTGGTGAGCACGGTGGGCTTCCTCAGCGTTCCCACCGCCGTACCTACTGTTGCCCGATGGGTTCCTGCCGTCCTGGTGGGTTGCGCGCTGGCGTGGTGCGGCCTCCGGCCCGCCCGTCGAACGGTTGCCTGGGTGCTCAACATCCTCTTCCTGTGGCTGCTCCCGGCGCTTTTCACCGCCGTCCAATCCGTCCTTGGAACTCGCGTGCTGGCCGGAGACATCCCGGCGATGCTCTCGATGGGACGCGATGTATTCGGGCGTGCCCTCGGTCCCGATGGAGCCGCGCTGCCCACGATTCTGCTGGCCTTGGTCATGGGCCTGACGGGTGTTGGCGCCCGATTCGTTATTGCTCGTCGGAACTCACTGGCAGCGGGCTAGTTCGTGTTGAAGGTGCGGACCATCCGGATGTCCATTACGCCGTCTTCGACCTTTACCGCTCCGTCGGCAATGAATCCGTTCTTCCGGTAGAAGGCGTGGGCTCGCGGATTAGGGTCGGCCACCCACAGCACAGCAGGTGCGGAAGGGCTGATCACTGCGTTGAGAAGCGCCGCTCCCACGCCCGAGCCGTGGGACGAGGCATAGGCGTAGAGGACGTACAACTCCTGCGGCTCCTCAGGAAGATCAGATGAGGGACCTGACATGGCAATGCCGATCAACCTGTTGTCATGCACGGCGACGGCGACATTGTTCTTTTCATAGCGAGGGTCAGTTAGCGCTGCAGTCCAGAATTTCTCCCGCCACTCCAGGAGACCCGGATCGTCCAGCTCTGAGTCGCTCATCAAGCCCCGGTAGGTTTCGCGCCACGTATCCACATGCACTTTTGCCATGCCAAGCGCATCCGCTGGCCCGGCACGACGCACCTCAAAATTCTCTGCCATGGCTCTACGGTACCTACTCATCGATTCGGTACCACCACCACCTGAACGTCGTCTTCGTAGAGGACACGTCCTGGCGTTGATGAACGAAGTTCTTCCCATTGCACCCCGTGGCGATCCAACAACGCCAGATAGCCGGGGACCCTGTCCAGTAAATGCACGGCACTCGTCTTGAACCACGCTTGGGCGTGGAGATTGATGGTGCGGTCATAAACTGTGGGATCCATGAGATTCGGGTCAGGGTAGGCGGCGTCGTACCAAGCATTCGCGGTCTGCCACCAACGATGGTCCTCTTCGCTTAGCTTTCCGTCCTTCGCCAGTCCGTTAGCCAGGCCAAATATGCCGACGTGGATACCGTGCGTATTCACTTGTGTTGACTGGTATCTGACGAATTCAAGGGCGGCGGCCATCAACCTACTTCCCTCATGACGTTTCCAGGACACTTACAACCCAGACTGAATACCGAGCCTACAAGTCCAGCGAGATTGGGTCTTGATATCCGGTGTACCGTTGCGTCGACTTAGTGGTTCCAGGTCGACGTAGTGGTTCCAGCCAGAGAGGCTTGTATGACAGCAAAGATGGTAGAGATCATCAGGCACGTTCTGCGGGATGTGAGGTCCAGCGGTCTTGAGGAACCACTCATCGAAGATACCGATTGGGACGACGACCCGCAGGTACTCTCGACAATGATTTACAGCGTCCGCGACGCATCGGGACAAGGTGTGTCGGTCAGGCGCGACCTACCATGGGCCGAGCAGTTGGTATCACTAGCGGACCAGGTCCAGGAATGGGTTATCGAAGAAAACGGCCCCACCAACAGCAATTGGCCCCAGTGTCCTTGGCATCCCAACAATCACCCCTTGGCCGCTCAACTGGCGGGCGACCAAGGCGTTTGGGCCTGCCCCGTTCTCCGAACCCCCGCAGCCATCATCGGTGATCTCCGTGTAAAGGGAGCCGACGAATAGGTTCCCTCGAGCCTCGCCTTACCCCCAAACCCACCCGAATGACAACCGTTGTCCCCTTGCAGAGCCACGGGGTAGGGTGACCGGACCGTCCACCCACATCACCGTCTGGAACAACTCTGGGAGGAACCATGACACATGTGAGACGTCAACTGGCTGCTGTGACGGCAGCCTTGGCCCTAACGGCGACGAGCGGGGCGATGGCCAGCCCCGCCTTCGCCGATCCGCGCTCAACCGACAAGAACGCAACGGCCACCGGCTACGGAGGTGCCGTGAGCACCGTGGATCCCGAGGCATCCGCGGCCGCCATTGAAGTACTGAAGAGGGGCGGCAACGCAGCAGATGCCGCGGTCGCAGCCGCAGCCACCCTCGGCGTTACCGAGCCCTACAGCGCCGGCATTGGCGGCGGCGGCTACTTCGTGTTCTACGATGCGAAGACCAAACAAGTGGGCACCATCGACGGCCGTGAAACCGCTCCGGCCGGCATGCCCAACGACGCTTTCATTGACCCTGCCACCAAGCAGCCCTACAAGTTCACGCCCGATCTGGTCACCAGCGGCGTCTCCGTCGGCGTCCCCGGCACTCCTGCCACCTGGGAGCGCGCGCTGGAACGCTGGGGAACCCTGGACTTGGGTGAAGCCTTGCAGCCCGCCATCAAGGTGGCCAACCGCGGTTTTGTCGTGGATGAGACATTCCGCCAGCAGACCCTGGACAACAAGGTCCGATTTGACGCCTTCACGCCAACCCGGGACCTGTTCCTTCCCGGTGGTGACGCTCCCGCCGTCGGAAGTGTCTTCCAGAACCACGACCTCGCCGCGACCTACCGGCTGCTCGCCAAGGAGGGCACCGACGCCTTCTACGGAGGTCCGCTCGCAGAGGAGATCGCCAAGACCGTGCAGGCGCCGCCGAAGACCGCGGAAACCAAGCTTCCCGTCCCGGTGGGGTTCATGACCACCCAGGATCTTGCCAACTACAAGGCACTGGACCAGGACGCCACCAAAGTGGAGTACCGCGGCTATGACGTCTATGGCATGGCGCCCTCCAGCAGCGGCGGTACCACCGTGGGCGAGGCGCTGAACATCCTGGAAAACTACGACCTCAAGGGCATGAAACCGGCCGATGCCCTGCACCACTACTTCGAGGCCAGCTCCCTGGCCTTCGCGGACCGCGGCGCCTACGTGGGTGATCCGGCCTTCGTGAATGTCCCCACCGGTACTTTGCTGAACGATGTGTTCGCCAAGGAACGCTCCTGCGAAATCGATCCGACGGCGGCCGCTCCCAAGCCTGTCGCCCCCGGCAATATAGAAACGTACGACGGCGCGTGCCCGGCTGCCGTGGCGCCCCTCGCCAATGAAACGGATACGGAGAACATCTCCACGACGAACCTGACGGTCGCCGACAAGTGGGGCAACGTGGTGGAGTACACCCTGACGATCGAGCAGACCGGCGGTTCGGGAATTGTTGTTCCGGGCCGGGGTTTCCTCCTGAACAATGAGCTGACTGACTTCAGCACGGTCTACGATCCGAAGGATCCCAACCGGATTGAACCCAACAAGAGGCCGCGTTCCTCAATGTCGCCCACCATCATTCTGAAGGACCAGAAGCCGTTCCTGGCACTGGGCTCCCCTGGTGGATCGACCATTATCACCACGGTGCTGCAGACCATCCTGAACCGCGTCGACCTGGGGATGACAGTCTCCGAGGCCCTTGCTGCGCCACGGGCTGCACCTCGAAATGGAGCGACTGTCAGTTCCGAGCCCGCCTTCATTGACGCCTATGGTCCTGCACTGGAGTCGTTGGGCCATGACCTGGTTCCGGCGGGTGATGCCTTTACGTCGGCGGCGGAGATCGGGGCAGCGACGGCCATCGAATTTGGCAAGGACGGACAGATGACCGCGGCTGCCGAGCCGACCAGGCGCGGTGGTGGTTCGGCGCTAGTGGTAAAACCGGTCAAACCGGGCAGATAACTCCTTCGTCTGAGCCAGTTGGAAGGCCTCCAACCGTCGCCTGCAAGCCCGCCTCCGAGACGCCCCACTTGGGTCGCCGACGAGGCGGGCTTCATCCGGCTCGGTCACGATGGGCGGTTGTTCCTGATCTCCCAGCTGTATCTCCACACCATGACCACCGATGCGGCCGACATGATGATTCCGGTGATCATGGACCACGGCGATTGCCCCGGGTTGGAGACGAAGATCGAGACAGCATAGGCAGCGAGCACCAGGGCCAACAGCAGCCATATCAAGGGTTTGCGATTCATTCTTGTATTCCTTAGAGAAGGGGGTGAACAGTCAGGCGAGGTCGCGCTTCAGGAAAACGCCGAAGGCTAGTGCTGTGACTACTAAAAGCCAGCTCGCTGCTCCCATGAAAGAGCCCCAAGCCGGTATGTTGACAGCTGATTGGTTGGCCCAGTCGGCGGCGAGGACCGGGAAGACAGTGGTATCCGGTCCCATCAGCATCTCCGGGAGCAGCAGTGAAAGGGGGACGGCGAACAGGCTCACCAAGTGGTTGCGGATGAGGGAACCCGCTGCGCAGCCCCAGACTGATCCCATGGCGGCTAGTCCTGCGAAGGCCGGGACAGCGGTCAAGCTCACGTGCCACGTTTCATCCAGCAGGTTCCCGGACAGGACAACCACCAAGCCAACTACTGCGCCGCTGAACAGGGCAGCCAGTGATGTAGTGGCTGCCCTGCCCAGGAACGCCGGGCTCCGCTGGAACAGCAGGACCCGGCGGTTGAAGCTTCCATTGCGGTAATCGGCGGTGAAAGCGAAGGAGCCCACCACCGCGGCCACAGTCAGTGTGAGCGTCAGGCCTGCTTCCACCAAGGGCTCGTCGAAGCCCTCGGTGTACGGACCGGATTCAAGCAATGCGGCAACAAACACCAAGGCCATGAAGCCCAGCACCAGCGCGGCGCCAACACCCGAGCCCTTCCACAGCCAGGGACGGCGTAGTTCCGAGGCGAATGCGGACACCACGTCAGAGCTCCTTCCGGCGAAGGGACCACACTGCGCCAAAGCCTGCGAACAGCAGCCATCCCACGGACACGAAAAACGCCGCGATGGGTTCAAGCAGGCCCTCAAAGGGAACGGAAGCGATTCCCGCCAACGCGCCGGACGGAAGCCAGCGGGCCATATCCGGAGCGTTCGCGAGCAGCGGCAGTTCGACGGCGAGTGGAATCACCAAGGTGAGGATCGTCGTCGCGTAATAGTGCTGAAAGATCCACCCCAGGGAGCAACCCCACACGGCAGCGAGAGCCGAGGCCACCAGCACCCCCGGCATCAGTCCCAGTGACTCCGGGGCCAGGAGCTGAGAGGCAACATCCGGTGGCAATGAGAAGGCGATGGTCCCGCCCCACACCACGATTCCTGTGACGACGGAGCCGAACCCCACCACCACCGCAGCAACGTATTTACTCACCAGCACGTTCGTCATTCCGGCTGCCACCACGGTGCGGCGGAGCGTCCCGTAATAGGCTTCGCGGGTGACCAGGTAGCTTCCGGCGAACGTGGCTACCGGCGCAATGCTCGCGGCCAGTGACCAGAAGATCCTGATGTTGTCCGAAACCGACAAAGCACCCGAGCTGTCCGGCCAGCCAAGGAAGTTGGCCACGAACCACGGCACCAGCGCACTGAACGCCACGATGCCCAGGATGGAGTATCCGCTGACGTATCTGAGGAGCTCGGATCGGATACCGCTGGTCAGTGCGCCACCGTTCATTGGGCACCCGCCAGGATCTTGAAGTACGCGGTCTCAAGGCTGCCGCCGCCAAGTGCTTTGGCCTCCTCCAGGGTTCCGTGGAACAGGACCCTTTGCTTGAGGATGACAACCTGGTCCGCCACTTGCTCCAGTTCCATCAGCTGGTGGCTTGAAACCAGCGCGCTTCCACCGGCGGCGGCGAACTCCCGCAAAAAACGTCGCAGCCATTGAATGCCCTCAGGGTCCAGTCCGTTGGCGGGCTCGTCGAGGACAAGCAACTGGGGATTACCAACCAACGCGGATGCAATCCCCAGGCGTTGCTTCATGCCCAGCGAGTAGTCCCGGACCTTCTTGTTGGCTTCCCCCGCCAGATCCACCTGTTCAAGGACCCGCTCCACGTTGTCGCTGTCCACTCCGGCGGCGAGCTGGCAGATCTGCAGGTGCCTGCGCCCCGTCAGCCCGGGCTCAACGTCCATCCCGTCCAAGTTCACGCCCACCCTGCCGGCGGGCCTGCGGAGGGATCGGTAGTCCACACCGAACACGGTGGCGCGGCCGGACGTCGCCTCCACCAAACCTGTGAGGCCGGCGAGCGCGGTACTTTTCCCAGCGCCGTTGGGGCCGATCAGTCCCACCACCCGTCCTGCGGGAACATCGAACGTCAGCCCCTCGACTGCGAAACGTCCGCCCCTTTTCTTGCTGAACTGCTCAAAACTGGCGTGAATTGTCATGGCTGCCCTTTCGTGGATTCTGCAGTTGGTCCTGCTTGCCCTGGCCACAGAGGCGAGCTGGTGATGGACGCCCAGAGCCACTCCCCCAAGCTCGTCTCGTGTTGGCTGGCTACTTCAGCCCGCCCGGAGGACGAAAGGTTCATTCCTGATTCCAGGTGACCGGAGAAGGCCATCACCGGCAGGGTGTCGCCTGCGAGGGCTACGGGGACCAACGTGTCCAGAGGTGCCATGGAGTTCGACGGCGGTTGGTCACCGATGGTTGCCCGTCCCAGGTTTTCGTGAAGGATCATTCCCTGCGATTGCAGCGTGACTGTGTCGCCGGGGGATAGCGCCTGGGACGGACCTTGGACCGGCATCACGATCTTCAGCTGGCCGCCGTGGTAGGTGTACCCAGCAACGGTCACCGCCCTGACGGGAACGATCGCCAGGAGCACCCCGATGACAACCAGACCCAGCAGCACCACCAAGATCCGACGCCAGCGCGGGCTCCCGCTGGCTGCCGCTGCCCGAAAGAACCGGATCGCTCCCCTGAGTGCCATGACGAGCAATAGGCACAGGACCGCGAGGACCACCAAGTGGCCCACAAAGCCCAGCTGGAGGAAGATCGGCACCAGGCGTTGGTAACCGATCACCATGAAGGCTATTCCGGCAACAAAGCTGGCGAGCCCAAACCATGGAAGCAGGCCGCCGCGGCCCAGTGCGCGTCGGGATCCGAGGACCCGGACGCTGACCACTTGGGCCAAGGCATCCAAGGACTTTTTTCCGGAGGTGTGGAATGTCCACGGCAGACATCAGGGCCACATAGCCGTCCAGCTTGATGAACGGGAACAGGTTGAGCACGGCCACGGCGTAGCAAATGACGCCATAAAGGACAGCGGCATCCTTAAGCGATGACTCAGGAAGCAGCGCTTGGCCGGCCAGAACCATGCTGCCCAGAGCCACGTGGACCAAGGGCCCCGCCAAGGCAACCAGCACCCGTTGCTTCCTGGAGCTCAGCCGCCACCCATCCGTCACATCGCAGAAGAACGCAGGCGAGAGATAGAACAGCATGATCCCGATGCGACGCGCTGTCCCGCCGAAGTACGTAAGTGCCATGCCGTGGCCCAGTTCGTGCAGGAGCGTGGACACAAACATCGCGGCCACTACGTACAGGTACGCCTCCATTGGGAGGGGCGTCGCCAGGACCCGCCACATGCTGGGCCCCGCAATGAAAGCGCCCACCAATCCGCCGAGAAGAAGAAGCAGGGCCACCACAGCCATGCCGGGCCGCGCCATGGCCGCCACCATCGGCCGGAAGAACTCCAGCAAGGGCGCGGGATTGAACAAGGTGAACTGCACTGTCAGTGGCGGCCTGAACTGGACCCGTCGCATCGCAACGGGCGCCGCACCGCCGTCGAATATTCCTGTGTGCGCCAACTGGCCCACGATCCCCATGACATCCTGGGCTGTCCACGGAGATCCGAGAAAGAGTGCCACTTGGGCCGCATCCTTCCTGCCGTCCACTGCTTTGAGAACGTTTGCGACGTCGGCGGAGACGCGCGCTTTCGGCACACCGTTGACGGCCACGATCCAGGGGCCGGCAGCCGCCAGCGGCGCATCGATGGACCCCGCCGGAGAAAGCTGCACTGGCCACTCGACCGCCCGGTCAGTGGGCACTTTGAGCCTGCTCATATCAGCGGGTGCGG
Above is a genomic segment from Arthrobacter sp. YN containing:
- a CDS encoding NAD(+)/NADH kinase, whose amino-acid sequence is MATPRIVIVHRRTELQELLDRHATRGQAEFFLSTRGRSIQDVQDRHDHLTAALATVRAAVPTDWRQAEVERADLSRFLLTAEDIIAVVGQDGLVANVAKYLNGQPAIGIDPEPGANPGVLVRHTPAAAAALLATGDVGRLRCQDLTTVTATLDDGQQLSALNEVFIGHASHQSAKYTVTAPSFTQPGGQTERQSSSGLIVSTGTGATGWCASIALERGGRTLPTPTDPRLAWFVREAWPSPVTGASLTEGVLEAGEVLRITVASDQLVVFGDGMEDDRLTASWGQEITVQLGQRPLRLVV
- a CDS encoding GNAT family N-acetyltransferase; translation: MAENFEVRRAGPADALGMAKVHVDTWRETYRGLMSDSELDDPGLLEWREKFWTAALTDPRYEKNNVAVAVHDNRLIGIAMSGPSSDLPEEPQELYVLYAYASSHGSGVGAALLNAVISPSAPAVLWVADPNPRAHAFYRKNGFIADGAVKVEDGVMDIRMVRTFNTN
- the ggt gene encoding gamma-glutamyltransferase, which gives rise to MTHVRRQLAAVTAALALTATSGAMASPAFADPRSTDKNATATGYGGAVSTVDPEASAAAIEVLKRGGNAADAAVAAAATLGVTEPYSAGIGGGGYFVFYDAKTKQVGTIDGRETAPAGMPNDAFIDPATKQPYKFTPDLVTSGVSVGVPGTPATWERALERWGTLDLGEALQPAIKVANRGFVVDETFRQQTLDNKVRFDAFTPTRDLFLPGGDAPAVGSVFQNHDLAATYRLLAKEGTDAFYGGPLAEEIAKTVQAPPKTAETKLPVPVGFMTTQDLANYKALDQDATKVEYRGYDVYGMAPSSSGGTTVGEALNILENYDLKGMKPADALHHYFEASSLAFADRGAYVGDPAFVNVPTGTLLNDVFAKERSCEIDPTAAAPKPVAPGNIETYDGACPAAVAPLANETDTENISTTNLTVADKWGNVVEYTLTIEQTGGSGIVVPGRGFLLNNELTDFSTVYDPKDPNRIEPNKRPRSSMSPTIILKDQKPFLALGSPGGSTIITTVLQTILNRVDLGMTVSEALAAPRAAPRNGATVSSEPAFIDAYGPALESLGHDLVPAGDAFTSAAEIGAATAIEFGKDGQMTAAAEPTRRGGGSALVVKPVKPGR
- a CDS encoding ABC transporter ATP-binding protein, translated to MTIHASFEQFSKKRGGRFAVEGLTFDVPAGRVVGLIGPNGAGKSTALAGLTGLVEATSGRATVFGVDYRSLRRPAGRVGVNLDGMDVEPGLTGRRHLQICQLAAGVDSDNVERVLEQVDLAGEANKKVRDYSLGMKQRLGIASALVGNPQLLVLDEPANGLDPEGIQWLRRFLREFAAAGGSALVSSHQLMELEQVADQVVILKQRVLFHGTLEEAKALGGGSLETAYFKILAGAQ